The sequence TCTCCGGTAGAAGCCGCCTATGTGGTAACCTTTGGAATCACCCTCTTTGCCTGGATGCTGCAGCGCTTTTTGAGAGGTTACCGGGGGGATCGGGTGCAGAGTGTCAATTCTCCGGTGCGTTCCCCCATCCTTGCTTTGCTCCTTCTGGCTTTTTTGGGCGCGACGCATGCGGAACTCCGGGGAAAACCTTTCCAATGGTGGGCCTCTGATCTCAATATCATCCTGGGCTATGCGATCTATTTTGTGGTTGCCGGCGTTTACACCACACCCAAGAAATTCCAGCGTTTGCTCAACTGGATGTATATTATCTCGGCACTTTCCTTAGCTCGCGCCCTGTACACACGGTTGAATGACGGGGGGATTTTCTACAGCGAATTCGGGAGCGTGGTCCCGCACCTTTCCCAGGGTTCTTCCTACACCCTGATCACCTTTGCGATTACCGTCACGATCTTGTTTAAGATCACCCACAAACACAAAGAATACAGTAAGTATCTGATTCTGGCCGGCGCGTTCGGGGCTCAGCAAATCCTGGCCGGGAACCGCAGCCGGTGGATGGCCTGTATCGGAATGCTGGGGCTGCTTTTCTTGGTTGTGCCGGCCTACCGCAAATATCGCTTTGTGAAACTGGGATCCATCATCGCCTTCAGTTTTGGCCTCTGGTATTTGATCGGGATTACAATTCCCGTGGAAAATGGTTTCTTGCAAGCCCCGGTGGTTTTGACGGACCGTTTTGCTTCTGTTTTTGAAGGAACTCAGCAGCCCACGGTCAAGACCCGTCTTTCAGAATGGGACGCGGTCTTGGAACTGGCGAACCGGCATCCTGTCATAGGCAATGGTTTGGGGAACCAGTTCATGTACCTGGGTTATGATTCCCTGCGGCCCAATTGGCGGAAGACGCGCTTTGTGCACAACAGTTTTTATTGGTATTACCTGACTTTGGGGGCATTGGGGATCGCGGTTTTGCTTTGGTTGTGTGTGGCCGGTTTTGTCTTTGGCATCAGCCTGTCCAAGCGATTCGAAGATCCCTATTGGCGCGGTGTGGCATTGGGTTTGACCATGGCTTTTGTGGCCATTGTGGGCGACTCCTTCTTGGGTAGCGCGCTCAGTGAACCGGGGCGTACGATTTGGGTGGGTACGATCCTGGGTCTATTGGCTGCTCTGAACCAAATGCAACATCGCATTAACGGGCACGCAGAAGAGAGTGCCTGAAAGCTGAGTTCGTGCGCGTAGGAATCGTGATACTCAATTACAATCAGCTGGAAGACACGCGCCAGTGTCTCCGGTCCCTGCGCAATCTGCAGTATGCGGATCGCAGTATCTACGTCCTGGATAATGGTTCGCGGGACGGTTCTCTTGCAGTACTTCCTTCCGAGTTTCCGGAATGCACCTTCATCGACAATCAGGCCAACCTCGGATTTGCCGGGGGTTGTAACAGGGGCATTGAGCGAGTCCTGAAAGACGGTGCCGATGCGGTGATGCTCCTGAATAACGATCTGGAGGTGGATCCCGCCTTTTTGAGCGAGCTGGTGGAGGTTCTCCGGAGCCATGACAAAGTCGCTGTGGTGGGAGCGGTTAATTACGAGCTGGATCATCGTGAAGTGCTGTTTTCTGCCGGGCATCGAATCAATCTCTGGACCGGGACACAGACAAAGCTGGACCCCTCCACCTTTGCGAAGATCTTGGGTACTTCCCGGCTGGAAGAACCTCTGCGGGTGCAGTGTGTGCCGGGAAGCGCTTTTCTGATTCGGCGCGAGGTTCTTGAAGAAGTCGGGCTTCTGGACGAGCGTTTCTTTATCTATTATGAGGAATCTGATTTTTGCCTGCGGGTGGCCGAGGCAGGCTGGGAGTGCTGGATTGTGCCCTCTTCCAAAATTTGGCACCGGGTGTTCAGCAGTCTCGGGCAGCGCAGCCCTGCCATTCACTACATCTGTACGCGTAACCTCTTGCTTCTAGTCCGTAAACACGGGACGCCACTTCAGCGCGCAAGTTTTCTTCTCTATAACACGCTTTATCTCCTGGCCAAATCCGCCTATTTTGCTTTGCGCGGGCGGCCGTGTGCAGCCAAGGCGATTGCCTGGGGTTGGATCGACTACTGGAGGGGAAATTGGGAAATCGGCCGCCTGCAGGAGGTGCGGGATTGGGGGGCCTAGTCCATGGCTGAGATTTCTGTGGTGATTCCTGTCTTGAACGAGTCTCAGAATGTGCTGGATGTGCTCGAGGCTCTTGTGCGTCAAAGCTGTGTGCCCGGAGAAGTCTGCTTTGTGGACGCGGGCTCAGTTGATGGGACACCGGATTTGGTGCGCCAGGCGTCGAAGTCCTCGAAATATCCCTTTGCGGTGCGCGTCTTAGAGCTCAAGAGTGCCTTTCCGGGAGCGGGCCGGAACGCCGGGGTGCGCGAGTCCCGCTTCGATACGATTGCCTGTACCGATGCGGGCGGGGTTGTGGATCCACAGTGGTTGGCCCGTTTGACAGCTCCCTTGCAAGACAATCCAACGGTGGGTCTTGTGGTCGGCGGGTTTGAGGCGCGGGGCCGGACACAGTTTGAGCACCTTGTGGGGCTGCTTACAGTGCGAAAGACCGCGAATCTGGCGCTGCTGAGCGCGGGCGGGGCGTCCGTGGCCTTTCGCAAGTCTGCCTGGGAAAAGGCGGGCGGTTACGCGGAGGATGTGTATCCCTGTGAGGACGCGGTTTTCTTGAGGGCGGTCCTGGAATCGGGAATCCGGATTGAGCGTGCTCCCGAGGCCCTCTTTTACTGGAAACCCCGCTCCTCACTCCGGGCTCTGGCCCGCCAGTATCATCACTATGCCTGGGGAGATGCGACGCTGGGGGTCAATACAAGGCGTCACAGTCTCCGGATTATGTTTTATCTTGTTTTGCTCCTCGCTTTGCTTAGCGGGCTGTCTGCCTGGCCGGCGCAGGCTGTTGTCCTTGCCCTCCTGGTTTAT comes from Candidatus Omnitrophota bacterium and encodes:
- a CDS encoding O-antigen ligase family protein; translation: MMTRNGVFADRALNFAFWSSLVLSGIAVGAAIAWCPPLVPLALVGSLAVFVTAFMLPEALIILLLAPTPFYILWQAGGLSPVEAAYVVTFGITLFAWMLQRFLRGYRGDRVQSVNSPVRSPILALLLLAFLGATHAELRGKPFQWWASDLNIILGYAIYFVVAGVYTTPKKFQRLLNWMYIISALSLARALYTRLNDGGIFYSEFGSVVPHLSQGSSYTLITFAITVTILFKITHKHKEYSKYLILAGAFGAQQILAGNRSRWMACIGMLGLLFLVVPAYRKYRFVKLGSIIAFSFGLWYLIGITIPVENGFLQAPVVLTDRFASVFEGTQQPTVKTRLSEWDAVLELANRHPVIGNGLGNQFMYLGYDSLRPNWRKTRFVHNSFYWYYLTLGALGIAVLLWLCVAGFVFGISLSKRFEDPYWRGVALGLTMAFVAIVGDSFLGSALSEPGRTIWVGTILGLLAALNQMQHRINGHAEESA
- a CDS encoding glycosyltransferase family 2 protein, with amino-acid sequence MRVGIVILNYNQLEDTRQCLRSLRNLQYADRSIYVLDNGSRDGSLAVLPSEFPECTFIDNQANLGFAGGCNRGIERVLKDGADAVMLLNNDLEVDPAFLSELVEVLRSHDKVAVVGAVNYELDHREVLFSAGHRINLWTGTQTKLDPSTFAKILGTSRLEEPLRVQCVPGSAFLIRREVLEEVGLLDERFFIYYEESDFCLRVAEAGWECWIVPSSKIWHRVFSSLGQRSPAIHYICTRNLLLLVRKHGTPLQRASFLLYNTLYLLAKSAYFALRGRPCAAKAIAWGWIDYWRGNWEIGRLQEVRDWGA
- a CDS encoding glycosyltransferase, whose translation is MAEISVVIPVLNESQNVLDVLEALVRQSCVPGEVCFVDAGSVDGTPDLVRQASKSSKYPFAVRVLELKSAFPGAGRNAGVRESRFDTIACTDAGGVVDPQWLARLTAPLQDNPTVGLVVGGFEARGRTQFEHLVGLLTVRKTANLALLSAGGASVAFRKSAWEKAGGYAEDVYPCEDAVFLRAVLESGIRIERAPEALFYWKPRSSLRALARQYHHYAWGDATLGVNTRRHSLRIMFYLVLLLALLSGLSAWPAQAVVLALLVYLGILSFRGWRQMQWPGAWLWAPLILLTKDLAQIAGWMKGQWNRLQRGPRNIHGRRTEG